The genome window TCTCGGTGTTGATCCGGAAGTAGGCCTGCAGCGGGATGTCCACGTGGACGCCCTTGGGCACGTAGATGAACGAGCCGCCGGACCACACGGCCGTGTTCAGCGCGGCGAACTTGTTGTCGCCCACCGGGATCACGGTGCCGAAGTACTCGTGGAAGAGCTCCGGGTGCTGCTTCAGCGCGGTGTCGGTGTCCAGGAAGATGACGCCCTGCTGCTCCAGGTCCTCGCGGATCTGGTGGTAGACCACCTCGGACTCGTACTGCGCGGCGACACCGGCGACCAGCCGCTGCTTCTCCGCCTCCGGGATGCCGAGCTTGTCGTAGGTGGCCTTGATGTCGGCCGGCAGGTCCTCCCAGGACTCCGCCTGCTTCTCGGTCGAGCGCACGAAGTACTTGATGTTGTCGAAGTCGATGCCGGAGAGGTCGGAGCCCCAGGTCGGCATGGGCTTCTTCTCGAACAGCTTCAGACCCTTGAGCCGCAGGTTGAGCATCCACTCCGACTCGGACTTCTTCGCCGAGATGTCGCGGACGACCTCCTCGCTCAGGCCGCGCTTGGCCACCGAGCCGGCCACGTCGGGGTCCGACCAGCCGTACTCGTAGGTGCCCAGACCTTCGAGCTCGGGGTGGGAAACGGTGTCAGTCATGCGGGACTCCTCCGCGCGGACGTAGCGGGTGGTTCTTCGGTGGTCGTACCGGCAGTCGGCGCTGCACCGGTGCCCTGGCGGGGCGACGGTGCGGCACCGGGTGCCGGCACATAGGTGGTGCAGACCCCGTCGCCGTGGGCGATGGTGGCCAGCCGTTGCACATGGGTGCCCAGGAGCTGCGAGAAGACCTCGGTCTCGGCCTCGCAGAGCTGGGGGAACTGCTCGGCGATGTGCACGACCGGGCAGTGGTGCTGGCAGAGCTGGGCTCCGCCGGGGGAGGCACCGGCGGTGGCCGCGGGGACCCGCCGCACCGTGGCAGCGTACCCGTCGGCGCTCAGCGCCTCGGCGAGCGCCTCGGTGCGGTGCTCGGCCGCGGCCTGCTCCAGTGCTCCCTGGTACTTCTCACCCTGCCGGTTGAACCGGGCCCGGGCGAAGGCGGCGACCGCCTCCTGGCCCGCCTCGCCGCCGCCGCCGGCCTCGGCGATCCAGCGCAGCGCGTCGGCGGCGAGCTGGTCGTAGGCCTGGTAGAAGGCGTCCCGGCCGGACTCGGTGAGTGCGAAGACCTTGGCCGGACGGCCCCGGCCGCGGCTGCCGTACACCCGCTGCTCGCGGGACTCGACCAGGCCGGCCGCGGCCAGCCCGTCGAGGTGGCGGCGCACCGCGGCGGACGTCAGCCCGAGCCGGCCGGCCAGGTCGGCCGCCGAGGACGGACCGTG of Kitasatospora viridis contains these proteins:
- a CDS encoding helix-turn-helix domain-containing protein, with amino-acid sequence MKNVRELPEGPEAESAPGSPVPATPAEVLLDGHRATRDRVARSILDHGPSSAADLAGRLGLTSAAVRRHLDGLAAAGLVESREQRVYGSRGRGRPAKVFALTESGRDAFYQAYDQLAADALRWIAEAGGGGEAGQEAVAAFARARFNRQGEKYQGALEQAAAEHRTEALAEALSADGYAATVRRVPAATAGASPGGAQLCQHHCPVVHIAEQFPQLCEAETEVFSQLLGTHVQRLATIAHGDGVCTTYVPAPGAAPSPRQGTGAAPTAGTTTEEPPATSARRSPA